One Eremothecium cymbalariae DBVPG#7215 chromosome 2, complete sequence DNA window includes the following coding sequences:
- a CDS encoding uncharacterized protein (similar to Ashbya gossypii ACR132W), which produces MSLTVPEEEISDKWLWQQEINDTVDVFEIPKHTTLVFGVFYLDKFEINVIEKVNKLYCELEKLFLPWNQYYPWNRLNGVNIRVVKRNDIPPFVFGTVVVEDNAEQEESLMLGLLRRFSESSGNQIFIKICDTDGDFVLVSCSDFIPDEYEYPIGNNRHWIHEGEFKFIPSYFKNKRGLRCKEALEFLKESYFKCVKIPAITNHIEKHLLNEFPIKYLRQLKWLSANISNNKHRNIIKQNPKLAGILLKNFIDQRLSLNAVTISSKPSDDGSLLKILASDNHTRLLTLFLSNHSELLKFDQSTLVGTILSISLQDLLDNSILKAEEFGSQLTSTLGQALFNDHQVTEPIEFNTVNAIDEGYATGQEFANEKLTSNLNSFLSKMNDSIDGVNNKGNHLPEFDDEDSVDEDERARQYFKAENVEINEDDFFEYFLTEGLKLNKEELDNYRSDRFDNCDTAPQFPEKRGKMGKNREEEEEEEMLHELETLLRSTKSSTNVEEIEELIKSMQVDGAVNGPLQTMLRNFDS; this is translated from the coding sequence TATCTGGACAAGTTTGAAATTAACgttattgaaaaagtgAATAAATTATATTGTGAGCTAGAAAAGCTATTTCTACCGTGGAATCAGTATTATCCGTGGAATAGACTTAATGGAGTTAATATTAGAGTTGTGAAGCGCAACGATATCCCTCCATTTGTATTTGGAACAGTAGTGGTGGAAGATAATGCAGAGCAAGAGGAATCTCTTATGTTGGGGTTGCTACGTAGATTCTCTGAATCATCTGGAAATCAGATATTCATAAAGATATGCGATACTGATGGTGATTTTGTATTAGTTTCCTGCAGTGATTTTATTCCTGATGAATATGAGTACCCTATTGGAAATAACAGGCATTGGATACATGAAGGTGAGTTTAAGTTTATACCAAgctatttcaaaaataaacgTGGACTCAGATGTAAGGAGGCGTTAGAGTTTTTAAAAGAATCATATTTCAAATGTGTAAAGATACCTGCGATTACAAATCATATCGAAAAACACCTGCTTAATGAATTTCCTATCAAATACCTGAGGCAACTCAAATGGTTGTCCGCGAacatttcaaataataagCATCGCAATATAATAAAGCAAAATCCCAAGTTGGCCGGAATTCTCTTAAAGAACTTTATCGACCAGAGGCTCTCTTTAAATGCTGTAACAATCAGCAGCAAGCCGTCTGATGACGGTTCcttattgaaaatattagCATCAGACAACCACACAAGGTTACTTACTTTGTTTTTATCCAACCATTCTGAACTTTTAAAATTTGATCAGAGTACTTTAGTTGGGACAATTTTATCCATATCACTCCAAGATCTTCTAGATAACAGTATCCTAAAGGCTGAAGAATTTGGATCACAGTTAACTTCCACATTGGGGCAAGCCTTATTCAATGATCATCAAGTAACTGAGCCTATAGAGTTTAACACGGTAAATGCCATTGATGAAGGTTACGCTACGGGACAAGAGTTTGCAAATGAAAAGCTAACTTCAAATTTAAACAGTTTTCTATCCAAAATGAACGATAGTATCGATGGAGTTAACAATAAAGGCAATCACCTACCAGAAtttgatgacgaagattctgttgatgaggatgagaGAGCTCGCCAATACTTTAAGGCTGAAAATGTTGAAATAAATGAAGAcgatttttttgaatatttcttAACGGAGGGTCTGAAATTGAATAAGGAAGAACTTGATAACTATAGGAGTGATCGATTTGATAATTGTGATACAGCTCCACAATTTCCTGAAAAAAGGGGGAAAATGGGCAAGAATAgggaggaagaggaagaggaagagatGTTACATGAATTAGAAACTTTATTGAGGAGCACTAAAAGTAGCACTAATGTGGAAGAAATAGAAGAATTAATCAAATCAATGCAGGTTGACGGAGCAGTTAATGGGCCACTGCAAACTATGCTAAGGAACTTTGATTCGTAA